One genomic segment of Ferrimonas sp. YFM includes these proteins:
- a CDS encoding efflux RND transporter periplasmic adaptor subunit, giving the protein MKRKTLTPLMTALLLAFTQAPALAGDDHDHQANTDLSLITLDLDDHEHGVAEEGHDHSSEGPEHGHESGDHGHDEGEEHEEGLRLSPAQSALAGIEVATVTETSLDFRHPVPTQLLTNPNLTSALSLPVDARVIARHVTPGQEVEPGAKLLTLASSAIADTQGRHLLALAEWRRVKSLGKQAVSASRYQQARIDLETSLQDLLALGMTQSQIDSLDQQESRLGQFTLLAPHAGTVQQDNSVMQQNQPALSTLMVLADEHILWANAQVSASQATLIRIGQKLTVRVGEDLVQATVIGRDHQLDPRTRTEAVRLELTNPDHRLHAGQFATAYISQSQRRGIVLPDSALARSPDGDWMVYLYDDGRYSATEVQVLSSQEGMNLVSGIQPGSQVAVQGAFFLASEQAKSGFEIHNH; this is encoded by the coding sequence ATGAAACGCAAAACACTGACTCCCCTGATGACCGCCCTGCTGCTGGCCTTTACCCAGGCGCCTGCCCTGGCCGGTGACGATCATGACCATCAGGCCAACACCGACCTGTCACTCATCACGCTGGATCTGGATGACCATGAGCATGGCGTTGCCGAAGAGGGCCATGACCACAGCTCAGAAGGGCCGGAGCACGGCCATGAGTCCGGAGACCATGGCCACGACGAAGGCGAGGAGCATGAGGAGGGGCTGCGACTCAGCCCTGCCCAGAGCGCCCTCGCCGGCATCGAAGTAGCAACAGTGACCGAGACCAGCCTCGACTTCCGTCACCCAGTTCCCACCCAGCTGCTGACCAACCCCAACCTGACCAGCGCCCTGTCTCTGCCGGTGGACGCCCGGGTGATCGCCCGCCATGTAACGCCGGGGCAGGAGGTTGAACCCGGTGCCAAGCTGCTGACCCTGGCCTCCAGCGCCATCGCCGACACCCAGGGCAGGCATCTGCTGGCCCTGGCCGAATGGCGCCGGGTCAAGTCTCTGGGCAAACAGGCGGTCTCCGCCAGCCGCTATCAGCAGGCCCGAATCGATCTGGAAACCAGCCTGCAGGATCTCTTGGCCCTGGGGATGACCCAGTCCCAAATAGATAGCCTGGACCAACAGGAGAGCCGTCTCGGCCAGTTCACCCTGCTCGCCCCCCACGCCGGTACGGTGCAGCAGGACAACTCGGTGATGCAGCAGAACCAACCGGCGCTGAGCACCCTGATGGTGTTGGCCGATGAGCACATCCTATGGGCCAACGCCCAGGTCTCCGCCTCCCAGGCCACTCTGATCCGCATCGGCCAGAAGCTGACCGTCCGCGTGGGCGAGGACTTGGTGCAAGCCACGGTGATCGGCCGCGACCATCAACTGGACCCCCGTACCCGCACCGAAGCGGTTCGGCTGGAACTAACCAACCCGGATCACCGCCTCCATGCGGGTCAGTTTGCCACCGCCTATATCAGCCAGAGCCAGCGCCGCGGCATCGTGCTGCCGGACTCCGCCCTGGCCCGCAGCCCGGATGGTGACTGGATGGTCTACCTCTATGACGACGGCCGTTACAGCGCCACCGAGGTGCAGGTGCTCAGCAGCCAGGAGGGGATGAATCTGGTCAGCGG
- a CDS encoding TolC family protein gives MHTIVRTALMAVGLCAAQGVQATPWSEFAQQALTSLEALPEIQAQQAELALSNLAVDTANQALYNPGLSLDVENLGASSAKEEVTLGLSQSIDWSDKRGYRTRVAQLAALQAQAQYRQSRNLALARLLSGWVSLSQAQTLAGYASEQKQRTLEMLTLAERMVQVGELAPLDRQLITLELARVGSDHADALQALAQAKAQVRLAGGNPQLALPAWSASISLPSTEVTPQLPALKGNYQKVLAARAALDLARTQGKADPTLSIGAKTDGDDSSLQLGVSVPLNVRNRYQGEIAQANQAILVAESQFLSDARTLEITLESLSERYQAVSDNYVSWQQLTRDSLQSSQKLMQTLWQGGEMPTSQYLQSQQQLADTRAVGAELAAEQSTLWIEMMAQRGELEAWLTDQAQAQ, from the coding sequence ATGCACACTATTGTCCGCACTGCCCTGATGGCAGTGGGCTTGTGCGCCGCTCAAGGCGTACAGGCCACCCCCTGGTCCGAGTTTGCCCAACAGGCACTGACCAGCCTGGAGGCTCTGCCCGAGATTCAGGCCCAACAAGCCGAACTGGCACTCTCCAATCTGGCGGTAGACACCGCCAACCAGGCTCTCTACAACCCGGGTCTCTCCCTGGACGTGGAGAACCTTGGCGCCTCCAGCGCCAAAGAGGAGGTCACCCTGGGCCTGTCCCAGAGCATCGACTGGTCCGATAAACGGGGCTACCGCACCCGGGTGGCTCAACTCGCCGCCCTCCAGGCTCAGGCTCAATATCGTCAAAGTCGCAACCTGGCGCTGGCCAGGCTGCTCAGCGGTTGGGTCAGCCTCAGCCAGGCCCAGACCCTGGCGGGCTACGCCAGCGAGCAGAAACAGCGCACCCTGGAGATGCTGACTCTGGCCGAACGCATGGTTCAGGTGGGTGAACTGGCTCCCCTGGACAGACAGCTGATCACCCTGGAGCTGGCCCGTGTTGGCAGTGACCACGCCGATGCCCTGCAAGCCCTGGCTCAGGCCAAGGCCCAGGTCAGGCTTGCAGGGGGCAACCCACAACTGGCGCTGCCCGCCTGGTCAGCCAGTATTTCCCTGCCCTCCACCGAGGTCACGCCACAGCTGCCCGCCCTTAAGGGCAACTATCAGAAGGTGTTGGCGGCCCGCGCCGCACTAGATCTGGCCCGAACCCAGGGCAAGGCGGACCCCACCCTCTCCATAGGTGCCAAGACCGATGGCGACGACAGCAGCCTGCAGCTGGGGGTCTCCGTGCCCCTCAATGTTCGCAACCGCTATCAAGGGGAGATCGCCCAGGCCAATCAAGCCATTCTGGTGGCCGAAAGCCAGTTCCTCAGTGATGCCCGTACCCTGGAGATCACCCTGGAATCACTGTCCGAACGCTACCAGGCGGTTAGTGACAACTACGTGAGCTGGCAACAGTTGACCCGGGACTCACTGCAAAGCAGCCAGAAGCTGATGCAGACCCTGTGGCAAGGGGGGGAGATGCCCACCAGTCAGTACCTGCAATCCCAGCAGCAACTGGCCGACACCCGGGCCGTTGGCGCCGAACTGGCGGCCGAACAAAGCACCCTGTGGATCGAGATGATGGCCCAGCGCGGCGAACTGGAAGCCTGGCTGACTGACCAGGCCCAGGCCCAATGA